The following proteins come from a genomic window of Kocuria palustris:
- a CDS encoding TetR/AcrR family transcriptional regulator: MPTSRPRTTRLPKEQRRRQLLQVALTVFSERGYHGASMEEIADAAGVSKPVLYQHFPGKHELYLALVEHSLERLGGDLLQALQGAQAREGITVNRARVEEMLRVYFDFVDYDPQSYKLIFESDLMADPQIGERFEDFHMRVAEGVGSVLGPNTGMSQDAAVMLSRSLTDMVQTGAGYWSRHRDLISREEAQLLVLRLAWGGIGVLDEDWK, encoded by the coding sequence ATGCCCACATCCCGTCCTCGCACCACCCGTCTGCCCAAGGAGCAGCGGCGCCGCCAGCTGCTGCAGGTCGCCCTCACCGTCTTCTCGGAGCGCGGCTACCACGGCGCCTCCATGGAGGAGATCGCCGATGCCGCCGGCGTCTCCAAGCCCGTGCTGTACCAGCACTTCCCCGGCAAGCACGAGCTCTACCTGGCGCTCGTGGAGCACAGCCTGGAGCGCCTCGGCGGCGACCTGCTCCAGGCCCTGCAAGGCGCACAGGCCCGCGAGGGGATCACGGTCAACCGCGCGCGCGTCGAGGAGATGCTGCGCGTGTACTTCGACTTCGTGGACTACGACCCGCAGTCCTACAAGCTGATCTTCGAATCGGACCTCATGGCGGATCCGCAGATCGGCGAGCGCTTCGAGGACTTCCACATGCGCGTCGCCGAGGGCGTGGGCAGCGTCCTGGGCCCGAACACCGGAATGAGCCAGGACGCGGCCGTCATGCTCTCGCGCTCGCTGACCGACATGGTCCAGACGGGTGCCGGCTACTGGTCGCGCCACCGCGACCTCATCTCCCGCGAGGAGGCCCAGCTGCTGGTCTTGCGTTTAGCCTGGGGCGGAATCGGAGTGCTCGACGAGGACTGGAAGTGA
- the hemQ gene encoding hydrogen peroxide-dependent heme synthase translates to MSAQSTEQSQDVEQQGTQHWAVWSVYARDNDRTVPTHEQETAAVQEFDALVEQLAAEGIVVRGTYDVSGQREDADIMLWLHGQDPAALQLALRRARRTALLAGTHQVWAAMGVHREAEFTANHSPSYARGVAPEAWVCVYPFVRSYDWYWMDSEDRSRMLRNHGMKARDYPQVLANTIACFGLNDFEWMLALEAPELVDLVDVMRHFRNTEARLHVREETPFYTGRRVSTADLAEVLR, encoded by the coding sequence ATGTCCGCTCAGAGCACCGAGCAGTCCCAGGACGTCGAGCAGCAGGGGACCCAGCACTGGGCCGTCTGGTCCGTCTACGCCCGCGACAACGACCGCACCGTGCCGACCCACGAGCAGGAGACGGCCGCCGTCCAGGAGTTCGACGCCCTCGTCGAGCAGCTGGCGGCCGAGGGCATCGTGGTCCGCGGCACCTACGACGTCTCCGGTCAGCGCGAGGACGCCGACATCATGCTGTGGCTGCACGGCCAGGACCCCGCGGCCCTGCAGCTGGCCCTGCGCCGCGCTCGCCGCACCGCGCTGCTGGCCGGCACCCACCAGGTCTGGGCCGCCATGGGCGTCCACCGCGAGGCCGAGTTCACGGCCAACCACTCGCCGTCCTACGCCCGGGGCGTCGCCCCGGAGGCCTGGGTCTGCGTCTACCCGTTCGTGCGCTCGTACGACTGGTACTGGATGGATTCCGAGGACCGCTCGCGCATGCTGCGCAACCACGGCATGAAGGCCCGCGACTACCCGCAGGTGCTGGCCAACACGATCGCCTGCTTCGGGCTCAACGATTTCGAGTGGATGCTTGCCCTGGAGGCCCCCGAGCTGGTGGACCTGGTGGATGTCATGCGCCACTTCCGCAACACCGAGGCCCGACTGCACGTGCGCGAGGAGACCCCGTTCTACACCGGTCGGCGAGTGAGCACCGCGGACCTGGCCGAGGTGCTGCGATGA
- a CDS encoding glutamyl-tRNA reductase — translation MVLFSLVASHRTVDLSTVARLADGAASAPLELGPTAGLSGSVSLSTCNRLEIYGELDDSTGAAGIGPAREALARLLAERSGVALEDVLESMDLHVDEDAAHHLFTVVSGLESAVVGEREITGQVRRALIDAQRGGTASGGLVRLFEEAAKTAREVGTSTSLGERGRSIVSVALDLADDVTDGRWPERRALVFGTGAYAGATMAALRDRGCADIEVHSASGRAEAFTANRGGAPVPVDGLREALERADVVIGCSGGSEPLSADQLPEGPLTVVDLALSRDFDPSVVDLDGVELITLESVKLAAPEATEESVASARRIVAEAAKRFRDRRSERDMDAAIVALRKHTMSVLDTELEKVRRQHGCTAAAEEVEFAMRRMVKSLLHEPTVRARRMAKEGRAEDYLTGLEALFGLSVDLPEQAAPVRAEPLETPAPTGPGSSRSDATGTTDPTHCGRGRTDQRAEPTPGPRTHHDAADGHRQLPRAAG, via the coding sequence GTGGTCCTGTTCTCCTTGGTGGCATCCCACCGCACCGTTGATCTGAGCACCGTCGCGCGTCTGGCCGACGGTGCTGCCAGCGCTCCCCTGGAGCTCGGCCCCACGGCCGGGCTGAGCGGCTCCGTCTCGCTGTCCACCTGCAATCGCCTGGAGATCTACGGCGAGCTCGACGACAGCACCGGCGCCGCCGGCATCGGCCCCGCTCGCGAGGCCCTCGCCCGGCTGCTGGCCGAGCGCTCCGGAGTGGCCCTCGAGGACGTCCTGGAGTCCATGGACCTGCACGTCGACGAGGACGCCGCCCATCACCTCTTCACCGTCGTCTCGGGGCTCGAGTCGGCCGTCGTGGGCGAGCGCGAGATCACCGGGCAGGTGCGCCGCGCGCTGATCGATGCCCAGCGAGGCGGCACCGCCTCCGGCGGGCTCGTGCGCCTGTTCGAGGAGGCCGCCAAGACCGCCCGAGAGGTCGGCACCAGCACGAGCCTGGGCGAGCGCGGCCGCTCGATCGTCTCGGTGGCACTGGACCTGGCCGACGACGTCACCGACGGCCGCTGGCCCGAGCGCCGCGCGCTGGTCTTCGGCACCGGCGCCTACGCCGGGGCCACCATGGCCGCGCTGCGCGACCGCGGCTGCGCCGACATCGAGGTCCATTCCGCCTCGGGACGAGCAGAGGCCTTCACCGCCAACCGCGGCGGAGCCCCGGTTCCCGTGGACGGCCTGCGCGAAGCCCTCGAGCGCGCGGACGTCGTGATCGGCTGCTCCGGAGGATCCGAGCCGCTGTCGGCCGATCAGCTTCCCGAGGGCCCGCTCACGGTGGTCGACCTGGCCCTGTCGCGGGACTTCGATCCCTCGGTCGTGGACCTGGACGGCGTCGAGCTGATCACGCTCGAGTCGGTCAAGCTCGCGGCCCCCGAGGCCACCGAGGAGTCCGTGGCCTCCGCCCGCCGCATCGTCGCCGAGGCCGCCAAGCGCTTCCGCGACCGCCGGTCCGAACGGGACATGGACGCTGCGATCGTGGCGCTGCGCAAGCACACCATGTCCGTGCTGGACACCGAGCTGGAGAAGGTCCGCCGCCAGCACGGCTGCACCGCCGCCGCCGAGGAGGTCGAGTTCGCCATGCGCCGTATGGTGAAGTCCCTGCTCCACGAGCCCACGGTCCGCGCCCGCCGCATGGCCAAGGAGGGCCGCGCAGAGGACTACCTGACCGGGCTCGAAGCCCTGTTCGGCCTGTCCGTCGATCTTCCCGAGCAGGCGGCGCCCGTGCGCGCCGAGCCCCTCGAGACCCCTGCCCCCACCGGTCCCGGATCCTCCCGCAGCGACGCGACAGGGACCACGGACCCCACCCACTGCGGCCGCGGCCGCACCGATCAGCGAGCCGAGCCGACCCCCGGGCCCCGCACGCACCACGACGCGGCCGACGGCCACAGGCAGCTGCCCCGCGCCGCTGGCTGA
- a CDS encoding DUF3107 domain-containing protein: protein MEIKIGMQHVGREIVVDSPLGAQEATDLVSAALNEGTVLSLKDSKDNLTLVPASGIAYVEIGAETKRRVGFMPGVSAS, encoded by the coding sequence GTGGAGATCAAGATCGGGATGCAGCACGTCGGACGGGAGATCGTCGTCGACTCCCCGCTGGGCGCGCAGGAGGCCACTGACCTGGTCAGCGCCGCCCTGAACGAGGGCACCGTCCTGTCCCTGAAGGATTCCAAGGACAACCTGACGCTGGTGCCGGCCTCCGGGATCGCCTACGTCGAGATCGGCGCGGAGACCAAGCGCCGCGTGGGCTTCATGCCCGGCGTCAGCGCCAGCTGA
- the hemE gene encoding uroporphyrinogen decarboxylase codes for MGAMTHAAQTSGAETAAIRPITDETAPDGFRGGFERLAPEHPLRSAGTHDSALLRQLTGRRAASHPVWFMRQAGRSLPEYKQVREGTAMLDACLRPDLAAEITLQPVRRHRVDAGIFFSDIVVPLRLAGVGVDIVPGKGPVLEHPVRTAAEIDALPEMDDEALEPIREAVRLTTAELGATPLIGFAGAPFTVAAYMVEGGPSRDHLRPRTMMHADPGAWQALAAWAARASGAFLRAQVEAGASAVQLFDSWAGSLSLRDYQEHVAPHSAAALESVADLPVPRIHFGTGTGDLLAAMRDAGAEAVGVDHRLSLSEAVRRVGHGTVLQGNIDPALLPAPAEVLHRHVDEVLAAGAEAAGHVVNLGHGVPPSTDPQVLTDLVSYIHDQQPAPRPADG; via the coding sequence ATGGGAGCCATGACCCACGCAGCACAGACCTCCGGAGCTGAGACTGCAGCGATCCGGCCCATCACGGACGAGACGGCCCCCGACGGCTTCCGCGGAGGGTTCGAGCGCCTTGCCCCGGAGCACCCGCTGCGCAGCGCCGGCACCCATGACTCGGCGCTGCTGCGGCAGCTGACCGGGCGCCGCGCTGCCTCGCACCCCGTCTGGTTCATGCGACAGGCCGGACGCTCGCTGCCCGAGTACAAGCAGGTCCGCGAGGGCACCGCCATGCTCGACGCCTGCCTGCGGCCCGATCTCGCCGCGGAGATCACGCTGCAGCCCGTGCGCCGCCACCGCGTGGACGCCGGCATCTTCTTCTCGGACATCGTGGTCCCGCTGCGCCTGGCTGGTGTGGGCGTGGACATCGTCCCCGGCAAGGGCCCGGTGCTCGAGCACCCGGTGCGCACCGCTGCGGAGATCGATGCCCTGCCCGAGATGGACGACGAGGCCCTCGAGCCCATCCGCGAGGCGGTGCGGCTGACGACCGCCGAGCTCGGAGCGACCCCGCTGATCGGCTTCGCGGGGGCGCCCTTCACCGTGGCGGCCTACATGGTCGAGGGCGGGCCGTCGCGGGATCATCTGCGCCCGCGCACCATGATGCATGCCGATCCCGGGGCCTGGCAGGCGCTGGCGGCGTGGGCGGCGCGCGCCTCGGGCGCCTTCCTGCGCGCCCAGGTCGAGGCCGGCGCCTCGGCCGTCCAGCTCTTCGACTCGTGGGCCGGATCGCTGTCGCTGCGGGACTACCAGGAGCACGTGGCCCCGCATTCGGCGGCGGCCCTGGAGTCCGTGGCGGACCTGCCGGTCCCGCGGATCCACTTCGGCACGGGCACCGGGGATCTGCTGGCCGCCATGCGCGATGCAGGGGCCGAGGCCGTCGGCGTGGACCACCGCCTGAGCCTGAGCGAGGCCGTGCGCCGGGTCGGGCACGGCACGGTCCTGCAGGGCAACATCGACCCGGCCCTGCTTCCGGCCCCCGCGGAGGTGCTGCACCGCCACGTGGACGAGGTGCTGGCGGCCGGGGCGGAGGCCGCAGGCCACGTGGTCAACCTGGGCCACGGCGTCCCGCCGAGCACCGATCCCCAGGTGCTCACGGACCTGGTCTCCTACATCCACGACCAGCAGCCGGCGCCCAGGCCCGCCGACGGCTGA
- a CDS encoding DEAD/DEAH box helicase has product MSQTESPETEQSPETAPDQGEAQLEAIAEESVEVEPQAPVETRTFADFGVREDIAEALAEAGIVHPFPIQSMTLPIALSGQDIIGQAKTGTGKTLGFGIPAVQNVVGRDDDGWDRLERPGAPQALIVVPTRELAVQVGSDLSIAAKTRNARVLTIYGGRAYEPQIEALEKGVEVVVGTPGRLIDLNRQHHLDLSQVKTVVLDEADEMLDLGFLPDVEKLLSAVPRVRHTMLFSATMPGPVVAMARRYMSKPMHIRAAAPDEGSTKADIRQVVYRAHNLDKPEMLGRILQADGRGRCIIFTRTKRTAAKVADELIERGFAAAPLHGDLGQGAREQALRAFRSSKVDILVATDVAARGIDVDDVTHVINYQCPEDEKTYLHRTGRTGRAGRKGTAITFVDWDDIPRWRLIDKALELGIPEPVETYSSSAHLFEDLGIPKGTKGKLPRSKQTHAGLGAEKLEDLGGPDSRGDKGDSRSSRGGSSGREGSRSARSGGSGSGERESGSGRGGSGRSRSRSRGGRSEDTARSNRTERSGEGSHDGQRSGGSRDAAKGGSSDEGRSQRGGRRRGSETGESSRSPREGRSAERTRGSETAAPNTGEDRATANARRRRRRRSSGEQLTGSPARLVDGQD; this is encoded by the coding sequence ATGAGCCAGACCGAATCCCCCGAGACCGAGCAGTCTCCCGAGACCGCCCCGGACCAGGGCGAGGCCCAGCTGGAGGCCATCGCCGAGGAGTCCGTGGAGGTGGAGCCCCAGGCCCCCGTCGAGACCCGCACCTTCGCCGACTTCGGCGTCCGGGAGGACATCGCCGAGGCCCTGGCGGAGGCCGGGATCGTCCACCCGTTCCCCATCCAGTCCATGACGCTGCCGATCGCGCTGAGCGGGCAGGACATCATCGGGCAGGCCAAGACCGGCACGGGCAAGACCCTCGGCTTCGGCATCCCGGCGGTTCAGAACGTCGTGGGCCGCGACGACGACGGCTGGGACCGCCTGGAGCGCCCGGGCGCACCGCAGGCTCTGATCGTGGTCCCCACCCGCGAGCTCGCGGTGCAGGTGGGCTCGGACCTGTCCATCGCGGCCAAGACCCGCAACGCGCGCGTGCTGACGATCTACGGCGGCCGCGCCTACGAGCCGCAGATCGAGGCCCTGGAGAAGGGCGTCGAGGTCGTGGTGGGCACCCCCGGGCGCCTGATCGACCTGAACCGCCAGCATCACCTGGACCTGTCCCAGGTCAAGACGGTCGTGCTGGACGAGGCCGACGAGATGCTCGATCTCGGCTTCCTCCCGGACGTCGAGAAGCTGCTCTCGGCGGTGCCGCGCGTGCGCCACACCATGCTGTTCTCCGCGACCATGCCCGGCCCCGTCGTGGCCATGGCACGCCGGTACATGTCCAAGCCCATGCACATCCGCGCCGCCGCCCCGGACGAGGGCTCGACCAAGGCGGACATCCGCCAGGTCGTCTACCGCGCGCACAACCTGGACAAGCCCGAGATGCTGGGCCGCATCCTGCAGGCCGACGGCCGCGGCCGGTGCATCATCTTCACTCGCACCAAGCGCACCGCCGCCAAGGTCGCCGACGAGCTGATCGAGCGCGGCTTCGCCGCCGCCCCGCTGCACGGCGATCTGGGGCAGGGCGCCCGCGAGCAGGCGCTGCGCGCGTTCCGCTCGTCCAAGGTGGACATCCTGGTGGCCACCGATGTCGCCGCCCGCGGCATCGACGTCGACGACGTCACCCACGTGATCAACTACCAGTGCCCCGAGGACGAGAAGACCTACCTGCACCGCACGGGCCGCACGGGTCGTGCCGGGCGCAAGGGCACCGCGATCACGTTCGTGGACTGGGATGACATCCCCCGCTGGCGCCTGATCGACAAGGCGCTCGAGCTCGGGATCCCCGAGCCGGTCGAGACCTACTCCTCCTCGGCCCACCTGTTCGAGGACCTCGGCATCCCCAAGGGCACCAAGGGGAAGCTGCCGCGCTCCAAGCAGACCCACGCCGGTCTGGGCGCGGAGAAGCTCGAGGACCTGGGCGGCCCGGATTCCCGCGGCGACAAGGGCGATTCCCGCTCCTCGCGCGGCGGCTCGAGCGGCCGCGAGGGCTCCCGCAGCGCTCGCTCCGGCGGATCCGGCTCGGGCGAGCGCGAGTCCGGCTCGGGTCGAGGCGGCTCCGGCCGCTCGCGCAGCCGCTCCCGCGGCGGGCGCTCGGAGGACACCGCACGCTCGAACCGCACGGAGCGCTCCGGCGAGGGCTCGCACGACGGGCAGCGCAGCGGCGGCTCCCGCGATGCGGCCAAGGGCGGCTCCTCGGACGAAGGCCGCTCCCAGCGCGGCGGGCGCCGTCGTGGCTCAGAGACGGGCGAGTCCTCGCGCAGCCCTCGAGAGGGCCGCAGCGCAGAGCGCACCCGCGGCTCCGAGACGGCAGCTCCGAACACCGGTGAGGACCGCGCCACGGCGAACGCGCGCCGTCGGCGCCGCCGCCGCTCCAGCGGCGAGCAGCTGACGGGCTCCCCGGCTCGCCTGGTCGACGGCCAGGACTGA
- the hemG gene encoding protoporphyrinogen oxidase, whose protein sequence is MEQTVSGLSGQQRARGPLRSALVVGGGIAGLCAARDLAAAGLRVTLVEARPQFGGSVGSHLVENLVLDSGADSFATRSEAVAELARELGLGDRIISPEPLGSWTALPDGPRPSQRTGILGIPGDLSEPGLAETLGRFGLWRARADLKRPARVGAQARTLGELVRQRMGTAVLERMVAPFTMGVHSAHPDALDLDTVSPGMRQALREHGSLSGAAASLRRAAPPGGNVAGLRGGMNTLAEALVEDLKQREVKLVLGYDVLAVDRDPRRPGWMVLQRQPEFGDKSAIARGELLVLASDGPTAVRLLGAQSREISEFQPKLGPQIALATLVVDKPELDAAPRGTGILVSEGVPHVRAKALTHVSAKWGWVRESLPDGRHVLRLSYGRVDSSGRTASPELQLKDDQLLTLAMRDASHLLGVELPHSCLVDGDVVRWEQAMARPSAGHAEKVAAFRQAVAQMQDVAAVGSWLSGTGLVAVVADTRREISRVLQEHGVTEPPPAEAAAHGV, encoded by the coding sequence GTGGAGCAGACCGTGTCGGGGCTCTCGGGCCAGCAGCGCGCGCGAGGACCGCTGCGCTCCGCGCTCGTGGTCGGCGGAGGCATCGCGGGCCTGTGCGCCGCGCGGGATCTCGCCGCGGCCGGGCTGCGCGTCACCCTGGTGGAGGCCCGCCCCCAGTTCGGCGGCTCCGTCGGCTCCCACCTGGTCGAGAACCTCGTGCTGGACTCCGGCGCGGATTCCTTCGCGACCCGCTCGGAGGCCGTCGCCGAGCTGGCCCGGGAGCTCGGGCTGGGGGATCGGATCATCTCCCCTGAGCCCCTGGGCTCCTGGACGGCCCTGCCGGACGGCCCCCGGCCCTCGCAGCGCACGGGCATCCTGGGCATCCCCGGCGACCTCTCGGAGCCCGGCCTGGCCGAGACCCTGGGGCGCTTCGGGCTGTGGCGGGCGCGCGCGGACCTCAAGCGCCCGGCGAGGGTCGGGGCGCAGGCGCGCACCCTCGGGGAGCTCGTGCGCCAGCGCATGGGCACCGCCGTGCTGGAGAGGATGGTCGCCCCCTTCACCATGGGGGTGCACTCCGCCCACCCGGACGCCCTGGACCTGGACACCGTCTCGCCGGGGATGCGCCAGGCCCTGCGCGAGCACGGCAGCCTCAGCGGCGCGGCGGCCTCCCTGCGCCGGGCAGCACCTCCGGGAGGCAACGTCGCGGGTCTGCGCGGAGGCATGAACACTCTGGCTGAGGCCCTCGTGGAGGACCTCAAGCAGCGCGAGGTCAAGCTCGTGCTCGGCTACGACGTCCTGGCAGTGGACCGGGATCCGCGCCGTCCCGGCTGGATGGTCCTGCAGCGCCAGCCGGAATTCGGGGACAAGTCCGCTATCGCCCGCGGCGAGCTGCTGGTCCTGGCCTCCGACGGCCCCACGGCCGTGCGCCTGCTCGGGGCACAGTCCCGGGAGATCTCCGAGTTCCAGCCCAAGCTGGGCCCCCAGATCGCCCTGGCCACGCTGGTCGTGGACAAGCCCGAGCTGGATGCCGCGCCCCGCGGCACAGGCATCCTGGTCTCCGAGGGCGTCCCGCACGTCCGCGCCAAGGCACTCACGCACGTGAGCGCCAAATGGGGCTGGGTCCGCGAGTCCCTCCCGGACGGACGCCATGTCCTGCGCCTGTCCTACGGGCGGGTCGACAGCTCGGGGCGCACGGCCTCGCCGGAGCTGCAGCTCAAGGACGACCAGCTGCTGACCCTGGCCATGCGCGATGCCTCGCACCTGCTGGGCGTCGAGCTGCCGCACTCCTGCCTGGTCGACGGCGACGTCGTGCGCTGGGAGCAGGCCATGGCCCGCCCGTCGGCCGGGCACGCCGAGAAGGTCGCAGCCTTCCGCCAGGCCGTGGCGCAGATGCAGGACGTCGCAGCGGTCGGCTCGTGGCTCTCCGGCACCGGGCTGGTCGCCGTCGTGGCGGACACCCGCCGGGAGATCTCCCGCGTGCTGCAGGAGCACGGGGTCACCGAGCCGCCGCCCGCAGAGGCAGCAGCGCACGGGGTCTGA
- a CDS encoding PHP domain-containing protein translates to MKIDLHTHSSASDGTQLPGEVIRSAAEAGLDVVALTDHDTTAGWEEAAEAAREHAVAFVPGTEVSCQTDDGISVHLLSYLQDPQDRALDEVMQRARRSRRTRAERMVEMIAEDYPISWEQVLDQVVGDATVGRPHLADALVAAGIAQTRSEAFSTVLHPRSGYYVGHYAPDPVTAVRLVRQAGGVPVMAHPLAGVRGRTVGQEVFDAMIEAGLAGLEIAHRDNPPEARAVLSQMAAEHDLIVTGSSDYHGSGKPNELGENLTSEQSLRRIMAEAGSGTQVVRP, encoded by the coding sequence ATGAAGATCGATCTGCACACCCACTCCTCGGCCTCCGACGGCACCCAGCTGCCGGGAGAGGTCATCCGCAGCGCGGCGGAGGCGGGTCTGGACGTCGTGGCCCTCACGGATCACGACACGACCGCCGGGTGGGAGGAGGCCGCGGAGGCGGCGCGCGAGCACGCAGTGGCCTTCGTGCCCGGGACCGAGGTCTCGTGCCAGACCGACGACGGCATCTCGGTGCACCTGCTGTCCTACCTGCAGGACCCGCAGGACCGGGCGCTGGACGAGGTCATGCAGAGGGCTCGGCGCTCGCGGCGCACGCGCGCCGAGCGGATGGTGGAGATGATCGCCGAGGACTATCCCATCAGCTGGGAGCAGGTCCTGGACCAGGTCGTCGGGGATGCCACCGTGGGTCGGCCGCACCTCGCCGACGCCCTCGTGGCCGCCGGGATCGCGCAGACCCGCTCCGAGGCCTTCAGCACGGTCCTGCACCCGCGCTCGGGCTACTACGTGGGCCACTACGCCCCGGATCCGGTCACCGCGGTGCGGCTGGTGCGCCAGGCCGGAGGTGTGCCGGTCATGGCCCATCCGCTGGCCGGCGTGCGGGGGCGGACGGTCGGGCAGGAGGTCTTCGACGCCATGATCGAGGCGGGCCTGGCGGGCCTGGAGATCGCTCACCGGGACAATCCGCCCGAAGCTCGGGCGGTGCTGTCGCAGATGGCGGCCGAGCACGATCTGATCGTCACCGGCTCCTCCGACTACCACGGCTCCGGCAAGCCGAATGAGCTGGGCGAGAACCTCACCTCGGAGCAGTCCCTGCGCCGGATCATGGCGGAGGCGGGCTCCGGGACGCAGGTCGTGCGTCCCTGA
- a CDS encoding ferrochelatase translates to MTAPGGAPVPQEPELAPSAVTIPSGRAVDSWPHPAQAPQLSRARAQEPADWDAIVLSSFGGPEGQDDVIPFLRNVTRGRGIPDDRLEAVAGHYRANGGVSPINAQNRALLGALEQELRERGIDTPITWANRNWEPYVADVLQSLHDQGSRRVLVLATSAFSGYSSCRQYREDWGVALEQTGLGEQMVVGKIRQYFDMAGFLEPFVDGLREALLQRAERGPLRILFAAHSVPDTDALAAGPETMREGFATGSAYADQLLAASRKVMERTRARLQDEGLSLPESLSWDLVFQSRSGPPSMPWLEPDINDAVEQAADDGAGSVIVVPIGFVSDHMEVLWDLDTEARETAQERGLGFARTPTPGTHPAFVSGLADLIEQRMAGRSGEPRSSACSDGTWFDDCPADCCVKILRGSTEPRPTIAQRPEGEPIPVGLDETGQVVRA, encoded by the coding sequence ATGACCGCGCCCGGAGGCGCCCCGGTGCCGCAGGAGCCGGAGCTCGCGCCGTCGGCGGTGACGATCCCCAGCGGTCGCGCCGTGGACTCCTGGCCGCACCCGGCCCAGGCGCCGCAGCTCTCCCGGGCCCGAGCGCAGGAGCCCGCGGACTGGGATGCGATCGTGCTCTCGTCGTTCGGCGGCCCGGAGGGCCAGGACGACGTCATCCCCTTCCTGCGCAACGTCACCCGGGGCCGCGGCATCCCCGATGACCGGCTCGAGGCCGTGGCAGGGCACTACCGCGCCAACGGCGGGGTCTCGCCGATCAACGCGCAGAACCGCGCGCTGCTGGGCGCGCTCGAGCAGGAGCTGCGCGAGCGCGGGATCGACACCCCCATCACGTGGGCCAATCGCAACTGGGAGCCCTACGTCGCCGATGTCCTGCAGTCCCTGCACGACCAGGGCAGCCGTCGGGTCCTGGTGCTGGCCACCTCCGCGTTCTCCGGCTACTCGTCCTGCCGGCAGTACCGCGAGGACTGGGGAGTGGCCCTCGAGCAGACCGGGCTCGGCGAGCAGATGGTCGTGGGCAAGATCCGCCAGTACTTCGACATGGCCGGGTTCCTGGAGCCGTTCGTCGACGGGCTGCGCGAGGCCCTGCTCCAGCGTGCCGAGCGCGGTCCCCTCAGGATCCTGTTCGCCGCCCACTCCGTGCCGGACACCGACGCCCTGGCCGCCGGCCCCGAGACCATGCGGGAGGGCTTCGCGACCGGCTCGGCCTACGCGGATCAGCTGCTCGCGGCCTCGCGGAAGGTCATGGAGCGCACTCGGGCGCGGCTGCAGGACGAGGGGCTGTCGCTGCCCGAGTCGCTGAGCTGGGATCTGGTGTTCCAGTCGCGTTCGGGTCCGCCGTCCATGCCGTGGCTCGAGCCGGATATCAACGATGCCGTCGAGCAGGCGGCGGATGACGGCGCAGGCTCCGTGATCGTGGTTCCGATCGGCTTCGTGTCCGATCACATGGAGGTGCTCTGGGACCTCGACACCGAGGCCCGCGAGACCGCGCAGGAGCGCGGCCTGGGCTTTGCGCGCACACCGACTCCGGGGACCCATCCGGCGTTCGTGTCCGGACTCGCGGACCTGATCGAGCAGCGCATGGCCGGGCGCTCAGGCGAGCCCAGGTCCTCCGCGTGCAGCGACGGCACCTGGTTCGACGACTGCCCCGCCGACTGCTGCGTCAAGATCCTGCGCGGCAGCACCGAGCCGCGACCCACGATCGCGCAGAGGCCCGAGGGAGAGCCGATCCCGGTCGGTCTCGACGAGACGGGCCAGGTGGTGCGCGCATGA